In Candidatus Zixiibacteriota bacterium, a genomic segment contains:
- the panB gene encoding 3-methyl-2-oxobutanoate hydroxymethyltransferase encodes MSVTKKNNKVTTRTFFRKKRKGEKLVVLTAYDYYTARILEENGVDSILVGDSLNMVIYGKNTTLSAEMEQMLYHTRAVADASQRTLVIADMPFMSYQSSRETAIVNAGRFLKEAGAEAVKLEGGIEIVPTVKRLIELGIPVMGHIGLTPQSINRIGGARVQGRSEKGRNYFIESAQALNEAGCFSCVLELMTAPLAAEITKQVKMATIGIGAGPYCDGQVLVINDIIGLYEEFKPRFVRRYANVAEEIAKSARQFVDDVKSGNYPNEEESFME; translated from the coding sequence ATGTCAGTAACTAAAAAAAATAATAAAGTCACGACTCGAACCTTTTTCCGAAAGAAACGCAAAGGCGAAAAACTTGTAGTTTTAACCGCCTATGATTATTACACCGCACGAATCCTTGAGGAAAACGGAGTTGATTCCATCTTAGTCGGCGATTCATTGAATATGGTTATTTACGGCAAAAACACTACCCTTTCCGCCGAAATGGAGCAAATGCTCTACCACACCCGCGCCGTGGCCGACGCTTCCCAGAGAACTCTCGTCATAGCCGATATGCCGTTTATGTCATATCAATCTTCTCGGGAAACCGCAATTGTCAATGCCGGACGATTCCTCAAAGAAGCTGGAGCCGAAGCCGTCAAATTAGAGGGGGGGATCGAAATCGTACCCACGGTTAAAAGACTTATCGAACTCGGTATCCCCGTTATGGGTCATATCGGATTAACGCCCCAATCTATAAATCGCATCGGAGGAGCCCGCGTTCAGGGACGCAGCGAAAAAGGCCGAAATTACTTTATAGAATCAGCCCAGGCTCTCAATGAAGCCGGTTGCTTCTCGTGTGTGCTGGAACTCATGACCGCCCCGCTGGCCGCAGAAATTACCAAACAGGTAAAAATGGCTACCATCGGAATCGGAGCCGGGCCTTATTGCGACGGTCAGGTCCTCGTCATTAATGATATTATTGGATTATATGAAGAATTCAAGCCCCGCTTTGTCCGACGTTATGCGAATGTCGCCGAAGAAATTGCCAAATCCGCTCGGCAGTTCGTGGATGACGTTAAATCCGGAAATTATCCCAACGAAGAAGAATCCTTCATGGAATGA
- a CDS encoding AAA family ATPase translates to MLSELYIKSIRFENFGPFNDLDITFEPGINQIIGPNESGKTVMMKGLMTAISVPADSFDSTNSPNSMISSSTCLSVVISNCQLNYLLIRNYAQKTDKLLMENGEEFTSKSVEEELCRIFGKGYLSRLSELIYFSSYSSHPIEGVGELLRFVLEEPVFESYDPAGADKAIQDEVENLENGTGDDLNSLQYISNKISERLKKESSIETSLDHLKKKNAELESIRDQAKELDSEISQLKCEIEGAVEYGQINNRMDDLQLRLENHLSIYSRASQISDDLDRIEKELDRLNVPEADEMEGFCRQKEALTEVIDAAKDKMDDLIILRNNSGRGFALTSLLLVLMCFVYVFQNNGYLETGFISQYIPVAIMLVLGFWFFRLGMYSFRQSRKTRATKEFRAEVARLDGLYGAINSKYGLGAADPVEALQGEIRRRQILEMGFENLSGTIGHLSEDKGMEYLSELKGKMEAELAELNKKLSSVKKYAGASNRIPELEEELTARRVRLNPLNERITVLAGECQDIARLESELKELDKEIEEFKGNFKDINEKIEVLKITRLALNRAANRIIENTYEEYNNHASGYIRRLTSGRHDGVRFRRDIQTLEARSNNSQPWLEVSQFESSSLKDVTELSIFLSMVSSNQRISSLPLFFYQADSRFDMERRNNLYKILNQMSSSRQIIYLGTEKINALGNSHSINLESLHVQYALV, encoded by the coding sequence ATGCTTTCAGAGCTTTATATAAAATCAATCAGGTTTGAGAATTTTGGGCCGTTTAATGATTTGGACATAACTTTTGAACCCGGAATCAATCAGATTATCGGGCCAAATGAAAGCGGCAAAACGGTTATGATGAAGGGGCTTATGACGGCTATATCAGTACCGGCTGATAGCTTTGATAGTACAAATTCTCCAAATAGTATGATTTCCTCAAGTACCTGTCTGAGCGTTGTGATTTCAAATTGTCAGCTTAACTATTTGCTTATCAGGAACTATGCGCAGAAAACAGATAAACTGCTAATGGAAAACGGGGAAGAATTTACCAGTAAATCGGTGGAGGAAGAGCTATGCCGGATATTCGGGAAGGGATATTTATCCAGACTTTCGGAATTAATTTATTTTTCATCCTACTCTTCTCATCCGATTGAAGGTGTTGGTGAATTATTGCGGTTCGTTCTGGAGGAACCGGTATTTGAAAGTTATGACCCGGCGGGAGCAGATAAAGCAATTCAAGATGAAGTTGAAAATCTTGAAAACGGCACCGGTGACGATTTAAATAGTCTGCAATATATATCTAATAAGATAAGTGAACGCTTAAAGAAAGAATCGTCAATTGAGACAAGTCTCGATCACCTAAAGAAGAAAAATGCAGAATTGGAATCGATCCGTGATCAGGCAAAAGAACTCGATTCGGAAATTTCACAATTAAAATGCGAGATTGAAGGGGCGGTTGAATACGGTCAAATCAATAATCGGATGGATGATTTGCAGCTGAGATTGGAAAATCATTTATCAATATATTCTCGCGCTTCACAGATTTCTGATGATCTGGATCGCATTGAAAAAGAACTCGATAGGCTCAATGTCCCCGAAGCGGATGAGATGGAAGGCTTTTGCAGGCAGAAGGAAGCTCTTACAGAAGTTATAGACGCGGCCAAAGACAAGATGGACGATTTAATCATTTTGAGGAATAATTCCGGGCGAGGGTTTGCCCTGACATCGCTACTTTTGGTGTTAATGTGTTTCGTGTATGTATTTCAGAATAACGGTTATTTGGAGACCGGTTTTATATCGCAATATATTCCTGTGGCAATTATGCTGGTTCTGGGGTTCTGGTTTTTCAGATTGGGAATGTACTCATTCCGTCAGTCAAGGAAAACCAGAGCAACCAAAGAATTCAGGGCGGAAGTCGCGCGTCTCGATGGACTCTATGGGGCCATAAACAGCAAGTATGGGTTGGGCGCGGCCGATCCGGTAGAAGCTTTGCAGGGAGAGATACGACGAAGGCAAATTTTGGAAATGGGTTTTGAAAATTTATCAGGGACGATTGGCCATCTATCGGAAGACAAGGGTATGGAATATCTCAGCGAGCTAAAAGGAAAAATGGAGGCGGAACTGGCCGAACTGAATAAGAAGCTGTCATCGGTTAAGAAATATGCCGGAGCGTCTAATAGAATTCCGGAATTGGAAGAGGAATTGACGGCCCGGAGAGTTAGATTGAACCCCCTAAATGAGCGGATTACCGTTCTTGCCGGAGAATGTCAGGATATTGCTCGACTCGAATCAGAGCTTAAAGAGCTGGATAAGGAAATTGAAGAGTTTAAAGGAAATTTTAAGGACATCAATGAGAAGATAGAGGTGTTGAAGATAACTCGGTTGGCGTTGAATCGAGCGGCCAATCGCATTATTGAGAATACATATGAAGAATATAACAATCATGCCTCGGGATATATCAGGCGGTTGACTTCGGGCCGACATGACGGCGTCCGTTTCAGAAGAGATATACAAACGTTAGAAGCAAGATCGAATAATTCTCAACCATGGCTGGAGGTATCGCAATTCGAGTCATCTTCGCTTAAGGATGTGACTGAATTGAGTATATTCCTGTCAATGGTATCGTCAAATCAACGAATTAGCTCATTGCCGTTATTTTTCTATCAGGCTGATTCTCGATTTGATATGGAAAGACGAAATAATTTGTATAAAATTCTTAATCAGATGTCTTCTTCACGGCAAATAATTTATTTGGGAACGGAAAAAATAAATGCTTTGGGAAACTCGCATTCGATTAATTTGGAATCCTTACATGTCCAATATGCATTAGTTTAA
- a CDS encoding HIT domain-containing protein, with protein sequence MAKKSIQAPWRSEFILGEKEKGCPFCTLARIKRPSIKNLLLYQTEKSYIVMNKFPYTGGHLLIVPRRHVGVLERLTDFESGEMMRLCQLSLKVMKINLRPNAFNLGMNLGQAAGAGIPRHLHMHIVPRWIGDSNFMPTVGDTRVHSIPMKLIYETLLKGFSKL encoded by the coding sequence ATGGCAAAAAAGAGTATTCAGGCTCCCTGGCGTTCAGAATTTATTTTGGGCGAAAAGGAGAAGGGTTGTCCTTTTTGTACTTTGGCAAGGATAAAAAGGCCGAGCATTAAGAACCTTTTATTGTACCAGACCGAAAAAAGCTATATCGTGATGAATAAGTTTCCCTATACGGGGGGGCATCTGCTTATTGTTCCCCGGCGACACGTGGGAGTTCTTGAACGATTGACTGATTTTGAGTCAGGGGAAATGATGCGACTCTGTCAATTATCGCTGAAAGTGATGAAGATAAATCTGCGCCCGAACGCGTTTAATCTCGGTATGAACCTGGGGCAAGCGGCGGGGGCGGGGATACCGCGACATTTACACATGCATATCGTTCCTCGTTGGATTGGCGATTCTAATTTCATGCCGACCGTTGGGGATACACGCGTTCATTCGATACCGATGAAATTAATATATGAAACTTTGCTCAAGGGATTTTCTAAATTATGA
- a CDS encoding aconitase family protein: MSPRRMPNKAELLRLQKLYRTDKRIAEILGGGVTEHLVAYWRRKKGISNYSFPKFSEKEICEVWDRFGDDFHAGLELGISKAAFYNWRRRYKIDKKPEALKLEQLSLELYTRDNRSRFRLGKGRQTIIQKMVSQKIGEKDIQYGQEYEIEPDLIAFDREGWSIVQKFHKLGTTYVWNSNRVAVGLDGMTEHQNQVETASTGKIIREFVRFQNITGFFDIGEGDLCLAVLEKGLVLPGQLALGNCNPLAAMGAIGALSIRMDGNELSGVMSTGKYEFNVPETLKVNLSGRLPRSVFSRDVIHHVISSLENGVAENKIIEFYGSAVDRMSVSERFTLCALSSVTGAIGAICPYDATIRRYINSRVQKAFTPILADRNAVYSAEYTFDVNSIKPCSAGNKSIREIRPIEELNGIPIQSIFIGGAVNGKFDDLKISAEILKGKKIAPDVRLFIQPGSRAVYLESVKKGIIRAFIEAGAVIVPPGWNNSMSQSNFLADNEKGLSTDFIDISDLDKQIYFVSPATASASALTGRITSPAGYVKL, from the coding sequence ATGAGTCCTCGCCGGATGCCCAATAAGGCAGAACTTTTGCGTTTACAGAAACTGTATCGTACCGACAAGCGTATCGCTGAGATTTTGGGCGGTGGCGTGACTGAACATCTGGTTGCCTACTGGCGGCGCAAGAAAGGCATATCCAATTATAGTTTTCCCAAGTTTTCCGAAAAGGAAATTTGCGAGGTTTGGGATCGGTTTGGAGACGATTTTCACGCCGGGCTGGAACTGGGGATTTCCAAGGCCGCGTTTTATAACTGGCGGCGGCGATATAAGATAGACAAAAAACCCGAGGCCCTGAAACTGGAACAGCTATCGCTTGAATTATATACTCGGGATAATCGGAGTCGTTTCCGATTGGGAAAAGGACGGCAAACGATTATACAAAAAATGGTATCTCAAAAGATCGGCGAAAAGGATATCCAATACGGGCAGGAGTATGAAATTGAGCCGGATTTGATCGCCTTCGATAGAGAAGGGTGGAGTATCGTTCAGAAATTTCATAAACTGGGGACCACTTACGTTTGGAATTCCAACCGGGTCGCAGTCGGGCTTGACGGTATGACGGAGCATCAGAATCAGGTTGAAACGGCTTCAACGGGAAAAATCATCAGGGAATTCGTTCGGTTTCAGAATATAACAGGATTTTTCGATATCGGTGAGGGTGATTTGTGCCTGGCGGTTCTGGAAAAGGGACTGGTTTTACCGGGGCAATTGGCGCTGGGGAATTGTAATCCATTGGCGGCAATGGGAGCTATCGGAGCGCTTTCTATAAGAATGGACGGTAACGAATTATCCGGAGTAATGTCAACGGGCAAGTATGAATTTAACGTACCCGAAACGCTCAAGGTGAATTTATCGGGCCGCTTACCCAGATCCGTATTTTCTCGCGACGTGATTCATCATGTTATTTCAAGTTTGGAGAACGGCGTCGCCGAGAATAAAATTATTGAATTTTATGGCAGTGCAGTTGATCGCATGTCTGTTTCTGAGCGATTTACTCTGTGTGCCTTGAGTTCGGTGACCGGAGCGATAGGCGCAATATGCCCTTATGACGCAACCATCCGGCGTTATATAAATTCAAGGGTTCAAAAGGCTTTCACACCAATACTGGCCGATCGAAATGCCGTATATTCGGCCGAATACACATTTGACGTGAATTCAATCAAGCCCTGTTCTGCCGGCAACAAATCGATTAGAGAAATTAGGCCGATCGAGGAATTAAACGGGATTCCCATCCAATCGATTTTTATCGGAGGCGCGGTTAACGGCAAGTTCGATGATTTGAAAATTTCGGCGGAAATTTTGAAGGGTAAAAAAATCGCCCCTGATGTCAGACTCTTTATTCAGCCGGGTTCGCGTGCCGTTTATCTGGAGTCAGTTAAAAAAGGAATAATACGGGCATTTATTGAAGCGGGAGCCGTAATCGTTCCTCCGGGATGGAATAATTCGATGAGCCAATCCAATTTTCTGGCTGATAACGAGAAGGGTCTTTCGACCGATTTTATTGATATTTCAGATTTGGATAAACAAATATATTTTGTGTCACCCGCTACCGCTTCGGCTTCGGCTTTGACGGGAAGAATTACCAGTCCCGCCGGATATGTTAAATTATAA
- a CDS encoding pyridoxal phosphate-dependent aminotransferase yields MIRKLVLEKADRLYHLPSIVDDFLPRKTKRKVIRHEILDLARFKWRNEPDPQHNSNSLTAASEIDLQNLSQKTADWYLERFGAKIIPAKEIYIGGSIRQILVLFSLAYLNPGDLLLIPDPGIWHYRAAAALASAEAVPYHLLERNDCKPALSGFSESLIRVARGMVLNSTHNPTGQSLNKEDLTKMVRTARKENLILILDQAFEGFKENDHSASLFSVPGGRKVGLELYSYSYNFGKSLPSLGFAIGQPALISSLKHIASRLGILPISLQINDAIGVFDNYLKRLNELKAHFAHNRELADQLCDKLRIMPARIRQGPFYWAKLPGRKQSRRFCRLLYLRCGILVLPGIAFGENGEGFIRFSLTPRPEVYEKAISVAGGFFQKTRKSVDG; encoded by the coding sequence ATGATTAGAAAACTTGTACTCGAAAAGGCCGACCGGCTTTATCATCTTCCTTCTATCGTGGATGATTTCCTGCCACGCAAAACAAAAAGGAAGGTTATCCGGCATGAAATTTTGGATCTGGCTCGATTCAAATGGCGCAATGAGCCTGATCCTCAGCACAATTCAAACAGCCTTACTGCCGCCTCGGAAATTGATTTACAAAACTTGTCTCAAAAAACAGCTGATTGGTATCTGGAAAGGTTTGGAGCAAAAATCATTCCTGCTAAGGAAATTTATATTGGGGGCAGCATCCGGCAAATTCTTGTTTTATTTTCACTGGCCTATTTAAATCCGGGCGATCTGCTCCTCATCCCCGATCCCGGCATCTGGCACTACCGTGCTGCCGCGGCATTAGCCTCCGCCGAAGCGGTTCCTTATCATCTCCTCGAAAGAAATGACTGTAAACCCGCTCTATCCGGATTTTCGGAAAGCTTGATTCGAGTTGCCCGTGGTATGGTATTAAATTCAACGCACAATCCCACCGGACAATCTCTTAATAAAGAAGACCTGACCAAGATGGTGCGTACTGCGAGGAAAGAAAATTTAATATTAATCCTCGATCAAGCCTTTGAGGGATTCAAGGAGAACGATCATTCGGCATCTCTCTTTTCAGTTCCCGGCGGGCGTAAAGTTGGGCTTGAATTGTATTCATATTCTTACAATTTCGGAAAATCTCTTCCGTCGTTAGGTTTTGCCATTGGCCAACCTGCCCTGATTTCTTCACTAAAGCATATCGCCTCCCGACTTGGAATACTTCCAATATCACTGCAAATTAATGACGCAATTGGGGTTTTTGACAATTACTTAAAGCGATTGAACGAGTTAAAAGCGCATTTTGCGCATAATCGGGAGCTGGCCGATCAGCTCTGCGACAAACTTCGTATTATGCCGGCCCGGATTCGACAGGGACCTTTTTATTGGGCCAAATTACCGGGACGTAAGCAATCACGCCGATTTTGTCGCCTCTTATATCTTAGATGCGGCATTTTAGTCCTGCCCGGGATAGCCTTTGGCGAAAACGGCGAAGGATTTATTCGCTTTTCATTGACTCCGCGGCCGGAAGTCTATGAAAAAGCGATTTCAGTCGCGGGAGGATTTTTCCAAAAAACAAGGAAATCTGTTGATGGATAG
- the panC gene encoding pantoate--beta-alanine ligase gives MKNFKIIRSIKSQSALSRKLIRAGKTIAVVPTMGYLHDGHMSLLKQGLKKADIVVTTIFVNPTQFSPNEDFDIYPRDEKGDIQKIKNAGGQIVFIPKMKDIYPDDFETFVNVENLTTLLESKQRSDHFRGVTTIVTKLFNITQPDFAMFGMKDYQQAMVIRKMIADLNWPIKIVICPTVREKDGLAMSSRNNYLDSTQRREARALYLSLTYARKTYLSGKKNVNTIRNQMKSIISTIAPSANIEYIEFTEMNSLRPVKKIDKNTVVSLAVKIGPVRLIDNMKIS, from the coding sequence ATGAAAAATTTCAAAATAATCCGCAGTATCAAATCCCAGAGCGCTCTTTCAAGAAAATTAATTCGCGCCGGAAAAACAATCGCCGTAGTACCGACAATGGGTTATCTCCATGACGGCCATATGTCCCTGTTAAAACAAGGTTTGAAAAAAGCTGATATTGTCGTTACCACAATATTTGTCAACCCCACACAATTCTCACCGAATGAGGATTTTGACATTTATCCTCGAGATGAAAAAGGAGATATTCAAAAAATTAAAAACGCCGGAGGGCAGATCGTCTTCATTCCCAAAATGAAAGACATATACCCGGATGATTTTGAAACCTTCGTAAACGTTGAAAACCTGACAACCTTATTAGAGAGCAAACAACGCTCCGATCATTTTCGAGGTGTGACCACAATCGTGACCAAATTATTTAATATCACTCAGCCCGATTTTGCCATGTTCGGTATGAAAGATTATCAGCAGGCTATGGTCATAAGGAAAATGATCGCCGACCTCAATTGGCCCATAAAAATCGTTATTTGTCCAACTGTCAGGGAAAAAGACGGTTTGGCCATGTCGTCAAGAAACAACTATTTGGATTCTACCCAGCGACGGGAAGCCCGCGCTTTATATCTCTCATTAACTTATGCCAGAAAAACATATCTTTCGGGAAAAAAAAATGTCAATACAATCAGAAATCAAATGAAGAGTATTATTTCAACGATAGCTCCTTCAGCAAATATTGAATACATTGAGTTTACAGAAATGAATTCTCTCCGACCGGTAAAAAAGATCGATAAAAATACCGTTGTATCGTTGGCCGTCAAAATCGGTCCGGTGCGTCTAATCGATAACATGAAAATTAGTTGA
- the folB gene encoding dihydroneopterin aldolase yields the protein MDRIRLVNMSFYGYHGVSASEKETGRRFEVDCELLVDLVQPGKTDELGDTIDYSAVYRLIAEIVQNKSFSLLEGLAGYLADEILNAFDVIEVTIKTRKIMPPINGNIDYIEVEVTRRQPTPEKLLPPEENNE from the coding sequence ATGGATAGAATACGGCTTGTCAATATGTCGTTTTATGGTTATCATGGGGTTTCCGCCTCGGAAAAAGAAACCGGGCGGCGATTTGAAGTTGACTGTGAACTATTGGTTGACCTGGTTCAACCGGGAAAAACCGATGAATTGGGAGATACTATTGACTATTCCGCGGTTTACCGGCTCATCGCGGAAATCGTCCAGAACAAATCTTTCTCCCTCCTGGAAGGATTAGCCGGATATCTGGCCGATGAGATTTTGAATGCCTTTGATGTCATTGAGGTAACCATTAAAACGCGGAAAATTATGCCTCCCATAAACGGGAATATTGACTATATTGAAGTGGAAGTAACGCGTCGCCAGCCGACTCCGGAAAAACTCCTTCCCCCGGAGGAAAATAATGAATGA
- a CDS encoding deoxynucleoside kinase, translating into MPDDIPRYIAVEGVIGVGKSSLAKLLAEKINADLMLEETFNNPFLADFYKHRKRYAFPTQIFFLLSRFQQLQSLIERDLFVEHIIADYIFEKDALFASVTLSEREFALYEKMASILKRDIARPDLVIYLQASTPVILKRIRKRNLSVEKPINAEYIDELNDAYNSFFFHYTNIPLLVVKTDSIDFIKNPHHLDDLIEQIKKPQPQTMYYAPAGDIDNRVL; encoded by the coding sequence GTGCCTGACGATATTCCTCGTTACATTGCCGTTGAAGGAGTAATCGGCGTTGGGAAATCCAGCCTCGCCAAATTACTGGCGGAAAAAATCAACGCCGATCTTATGCTTGAAGAGACTTTCAATAATCCTTTTCTCGCCGATTTCTATAAACATCGCAAGCGATATGCTTTCCCCACCCAAATATTTTTTCTCCTGTCTCGCTTTCAGCAACTTCAATCCCTGATTGAACGTGATTTATTCGTCGAGCATATAATTGCCGATTATATTTTCGAGAAAGACGCTCTCTTCGCTTCCGTCACTCTATCAGAACGGGAATTCGCTCTCTATGAAAAAATGGCCTCGATTCTAAAGCGAGATATTGCACGGCCGGATTTAGTCATTTATCTGCAGGCTTCAACTCCTGTCATACTTAAACGGATTCGTAAAAGAAACCTATCTGTCGAAAAACCGATTAATGCCGAATATATCGACGAACTCAACGATGCTTATAACTCCTTCTTCTTTCACTATACCAATATTCCGCTTCTCGTCGTTAAAACCGATAGCATCGATTTCATCAAAAATCCCCATCATCTGGATGACTTAATTGAACAAATCAAAAAGCCCCAACCCCAAACGATGTATTACGCCCCCGCAGGGGATATCGATAACCGGGTTCTATAG
- the folK gene encoding 2-amino-4-hydroxy-6-hydroxymethyldihydropteridine diphosphokinase, with protein MNEIVFLSLGSNLGDRAGYLKKATAKLAESMGLKLLAESSIYRSVPLDCPEGCPEFLNKLIKLECALKPVQLLDVAERLEISLGRRRKGFFVNRVIDIDIILFGDRIFKNERLEIPHPRMKQRAFVLIPLKEIEPDIIDPIDHRPLANLIENLGEQSVVPFEEATGA; from the coding sequence ATGAATGAAATTGTCTTTTTATCGCTCGGCTCAAACCTCGGAGACCGCGCCGGCTACCTAAAAAAAGCCACCGCAAAACTGGCCGAATCTATGGGATTGAAACTTTTGGCGGAATCGTCGATTTATCGTTCCGTTCCCCTCGATTGCCCTGAAGGCTGTCCCGAATTTCTAAATAAACTCATCAAGCTCGAATGCGCCCTTAAACCCGTACAACTTCTTGATGTTGCCGAACGGCTCGAAATATCGCTGGGAAGAAGAAGAAAAGGCTTTTTTGTTAATCGTGTTATTGATATTGACATTATCCTCTTTGGTGATAGAATCTTTAAGAACGAACGCCTCGAAATTCCACACCCGCGCATGAAACAAAGAGCATTTGTCCTGATTCCCTTGAAAGAAATTGAACCCGATATTATTGATCCGATTGATCACCGGCCCCTGGCGAATTTAATTGAAAATCTTGGAGAACAAAGTGTCGTGCCTTTTGAGGAGGCGACCGGTGCCTGA
- a CDS encoding class II aldolase/adducin family protein: MKSGNPISKFSLAFEKIANVGRILYDKGLIVASEGNISLRLESGNIMITPSGKNKGFLIFEDMVTIDLAGIQVSGKQKPSSEFRMHLFAYNNRDDISACIHAHPPFTTALSVAGISDNNAILPETVISAGRIPVTQYATPGTDELTLSISPFIEECDAIIIKNHGLVCFGKDLDSALNLLEIVEHNSKILYLSRQLGNIDYLSESEVEKLLTIKESKKPAAGSGISGKTKGGKNNND, encoded by the coding sequence GTGAAATCTGGGAATCCTATATCAAAATTCTCGCTCGCATTCGAAAAAATCGCCAATGTAGGACGTATTCTATATGATAAAGGGTTAATTGTGGCAAGCGAAGGAAACATCTCTCTGCGATTGGAATCGGGAAATATAATGATTACTCCCTCGGGAAAAAATAAGGGATTTCTCATTTTCGAAGATATGGTCACTATTGACCTGGCCGGAATTCAAGTTTCAGGAAAGCAAAAACCATCATCAGAATTCCGAATGCATCTTTTTGCATATAATAACCGCGATGACATCTCCGCCTGTATTCATGCCCATCCGCCATTTACTACCGCTCTCTCAGTTGCCGGAATCTCGGATAACAATGCCATTTTGCCTGAAACCGTTATTTCGGCAGGTAGGATCCCAGTGACCCAATACGCTACTCCCGGAACCGATGAACTTACTTTATCTATTTCCCCATTTATTGAAGAATGTGACGCCATAATTATAAAAAATCATGGGCTTGTATGTTTTGGGAAAGATTTGGATTCGGCGTTAAATCTACTCGAAATAGTAGAACACAATTCAAAAATACTATATCTTTCCCGTCAGCTGGGAAATATCGACTATTTATCCGAATCTGAAGTGGAAAAGCTCTTGACTATCAAAGAATCCAAAAAACCGGCCGCGGGGTCAGGCATTTCAGGAAAAACAAAAGGCGGAAAGAACAATAATGATTAG